Proteins encoded within one genomic window of Acomys russatus chromosome 5, mAcoRus1.1, whole genome shotgun sequence:
- the Mrgprg gene encoding mas-related G-protein coupled receptor member G, protein MFSVFNIWGTFNNTLFYLSFIVSLAGLCGNALLLWHLGLHIKKGPFNIYLLHLAAADFLFLSCQVGFSIAEMVGHGNTLHFPIIFLWFAVGLWLLAAFNTDCCLTYLLPSCCSPICRRRPRYTSLVLCLLIWALTMPAVLLPANACGLLHNRMSLLLCFKYHWLSIVWLGVLVSIACVAAKVILVCGKCCSLQPPSKFCKVAQCSGILLLSCRLPLVVYWSLRSAVKLLLPFFLPLAILLACIDSSAKPLLYYMKGRQLGKREPLRVTLNRALGESSQLSLRGLSLPMSRV, encoded by the coding sequence ATGTTCTCCGTGTTCAACATCTGGGGCACTTTCAACAACACACTCTTCTACCTCAGCTTCATTGTCAGCCTGGCAGGGCTGTGCGGCAACGCTCTGCTGCTTTGGCACCTCGGCCTGCACATCAAGAAGGGCCCCTTCAACATCTACCTGCTGCACCTGGCTGCTGccgacttcctcttcctctcctgccaGGTTGGCTTCTCCATTGCCGAGATGGTGGGCCATGGGAACACACTCCACTTCCCCATCATCTTCCTGTGGTTTGCCGTGGGGCtctggctgctggctgccttCAATACGGACTGCTGCCTCACCTACCTGTTACCCTCCTGCTGCAGCCCCATCTGCCGCCGCCGCCCCAGGTACACCTCATTGGTGCTCTGCCTCCTCATCTGGGCACTGACCATGCCGGCTGTGCTGCTGCCAGCCAACGCCTGTGGCCTGCTGCACAACAGAATGAGCCTGCTGCTCTGCTTCAAGTACCACTGGCTCAGTATTGTCTGGCTAGGGGTGCTGGTGAGCATAGCCTGCGTGGCAGCTAAAGTTATCCTAGTCTGCGGGAAATGCTGCTCTTTGCAGCCACCCTCCAAGTTCTGCAAAGTGGCCCAGTGCTCCGGCATCCTACTCTTGTCCTGTCGCCTGCCCCTGGTTGTCTACTGGAGCCTGCGGTCAGCCGTGAAACTCCTGCTCCCTTTCTTCTTGCCATTGGCCATTCTCCTGGCCTGCATTGACAGCAGTGCGAAGCCCCTTTTATACTACATGAAGGGCAGGCAGCTCGGGAAGAGGGAGCCTCTGCGGGTAACCCTAAACAGAGCTCTAGGGGAGAGTTCCCAGTTAAGTCTTAGGGGGCTATCCCTGCCCATGAGCCGAGTGTAA
- the Mrgpre gene encoding mas-related G-protein coupled receptor member E has protein sequence MSLRTHTQSPGSTQEDMVFNLVILSLTELLSLGGLLGNAVALWLLNQNVYRNPFSIYLLDVACADLIFLCCHMVAIVPELLQEQLNFPEFVHISLLMLRFFSYIVGLSLLAAISTEQCLATLFPAWYLCRRPRYLTTCVCALIWVLCLLLDLLLSGACTQFFGAPSYHLCGMLWLVVAVLLAALCCTMCVTSLLLLLRVECGQERHQPRGFSTLVLLAILLFLFCGLPFGIFWLSKNLFWHTPLYFYHFSFFMASVHSAAKPAIYFFLGSTPGQRLQDPLRLVLQRALGDEAELGAVREASQGGLVDMTV, from the coding sequence ATGTCTCTGAGAACGCACACACAGTCTCCAGGAAGTACCCAGGAAGACATGGTGTTCAACCTGGTCATCCTGTCCCTCACTGAGCTCCTCAGCCTGGGTGGGCTGCTGGGCAACGCAGTGGCCCTCTGGCTTCTCAACCAGAATGTCTACAGGAACCCCTTCTCCATCTATCTCTTGGATGTGGCCTGCGCTGACCTCATCTTCCTCTGCTGCCATATGGTGGCCATCGTCCCCGAGCTGCTGCAGGAGCAGCTAAACTTCCCGGAATTCGTACATATCAGCCTGCTCATGCTGCGGTTCTTCTCCTACATTGTGGGCCTGAGCCTCCTGGCAGCCATCAGCACGGAGCAGTGCCTGGCCACTCTCTTCCCTGCTTGGTACCTGTGCCGACGCCCACGCTACCTGACCACCTGTGTGTGCGCGCTCATCTGGGTGCTCTGCCTGTTACTGGACCTGCTGCTGAGTGGTGCCTGCACCCAGTTCTTTGGAGCACCCAGCTACCACCTGTGTGGGATGCTGTGGCTGGTGGTGGCAGTTCTCCTGGCTGCCCTGTGCTGTACCATGTGTGTGACCAGCTTGCTTCTGCTGCTCCGGGTGGAGTGTGGTCAAGAGAGGCACCAGCCCCGGGGCTTTTCCACCCTGGTCTTATTGgctatcctcctcttcctcttctgcggCCTGCCCTTTGGCATTTTCTGGCTGTCCAAGAATCTGTTCTGGCACACCCCCCTCTACTTCTACCACTTTAGCTTTTTCATGGCCAGTGTGCACAGTGCAGCCAAGCCTGCCATCTATTTTTTCTTGGGCAGCACCCCTGGCCAGAGGCTGCAGGATCCCCTCCGGCTGGTGCTCCAGCGGGCACTGGGGGATGAGGCTGAGCTGGGGGCTGTGAGAGAGGCTTCCCAAGGGGGACTGGTGGACATGACCGTCTAA